From Actinomyces procaprae:
GCTGTCGTTCCAGCGGATCTGGACTAGGAAAACGGACTCAGAGGCGTCAACGGTTGTAAGCTCACCATCTATCGAGTGCCCGGTGTGGGCTTCGGATGCCACTTGGGTGCGTACGACGTAGCGGTTGGGGTCCTCCTGGTCGGTCCACCACTCCAGCGGCACGATCTCCTGCTCCCAGGGATCGGCCCACCCGCCAGAATCGTGCCGTGCCGTGGCGTTGGCGATTACCCTGTTGCAGAATTCGCAGTCGTCCTCGCTCATGTTCTTCCAGGCGTCCAGGTCCCCTGTCGCGTGAACATACGGGTAGAGGTTTAGGAAGTATGTGGCTGCGTCGGCTGCGCCGGTGGGGGTGAACTCCGGGGTGTAGGGGTCCGGGGGCTCCATGGCCAGGGCGGTGGCCCTGGCCTCGGCCTGCTCGGGCGGGAGCGTGGGTGTGGCGCTGGCGGTGGGCGAGGGGGTCCAGGTAGGGGTGGGCAGGCCGCTCGTTCCGCTGTCTTGTGAGCAGCCGGCCCCGAGGAGAACCAGGCCGAGCGCGGCGGCGAGCCGGGCCAGGGAAATAGTGGCCGGTGGTCTGCGGCGCCGGCGGGATGAGCGGGTTGCGGGAGTAGTGGACATGAGAGGGCGGCCTCCTCGTCGAGGACCCGGATGGGACTAGCTGGGATGCCGGCTTGTCACCGACGCCCGCAACCGTACCGAGACCAGCGGGGTGGCGCCACCCCGGAGTCGGCGCCTGTGGAAAACCTGGTTGTGGTGGTGGAACGTGTCCCCGGTGTCGTAGGCCGCTGGATGTTGTCCTGCGAGCCATGGCCTGCCACAACTACCGACCTCGGCACGTAATAACTACCGACCTCGGTACGTAAGATCTACCGACCTCGGGGAGGGGGAGCGTGGTGGAGGGGAGTGCAGGGGAGGGGAGAGGCGGGCTGGGGTCAGATGCCGAAGCCGACGCGGCGGGGGGAGGCCTCGCCGATCTCGATGTAGGCGAGCGATCCCGCCGGGATGAACACCTTGCGGCCCTTGTCGTCGGTCAGGGTGACTGCGGAGGTGGCGGCGTCGGCCACGGCCGCGAGGACCTCCTCCTGGGAGGCGGAGGTCTCCAGCTGGAGCTCGCGAGCCGAGTGCTTGATTCCGATGGTGACCTGCATGGGTACTCCTTGCGTCCAGGACTTGGGTCGCAAAACCCGTAAGGGCAGCGGCCCGCGATGGGGTGTCTGCCCAGATCCTATGGGCCCTGCCGTCGCAAGGGCTTGCCCGGTCCACCGCAATCCGGGCCGTTTCGCGCCGCGCGGACAGCACGCCGCCGTCGCGAGTAAGCCCGCGACCGGGACGGGGTCATGGGATCACCGCGGCACGTCCAAGACCGCCGTACCGAAGACCGATATCCAGGCGACGTTAAGGGGCTCTTCCGGTTTGTGGGTGTGGTGTCCACGGGCCGGTCGGGAGCCTGGGCCGGCGAGCGAGTGGACTGGGGGCTCCAATACGCCGGTTGGGCGTTAACAACGTCACTTAACGGTTTGCTGTACACCTCGGAGCCTTGCAGCAGACGGTTAACCGGCTCTTCGCGTTCGAGGGTGTGGGTGGAGCCGGGAGCCAGCTCGTCGGCGTGGTTTGCGCTGGCGTGGTCTGCTGCGCCGGTTCGGGGTTTACTACTCGGGTTTGGTGTCTGCTGGAGGGTTCTGGGCCTTTCAGGGAGGGTCTAACTGGCGTAGCAGAGGCCGAAGGGGCGCACCCGGCGGCCGCGCGCTGGTCTTGACCGCACTCGCTCGACGCCCGTGACGCCGCCCCGGGGACACCCCCTCGCCGGCCACATGTCCTCGTCAGCCCCAGAACGTCGGCGCAGACTCCACGCCGACCTCGCCCGGACGCCCGAGCGCGACCCCGCGCGCCCGAGCGCGACTACCCGCGGGCCCGTACCGCCACGCCCGCAAACGCGTAGCGCCGGTGAGCATCCGGTGGTGTTCCCTGCTGTCACAGATTGCACCACTTTGCTGGGACGCGCCGGGAACCCGGTCAACAGAACCGCGTGATTTCAACGATTTGTGTTAGGTGGCTCGTGTCCGGGCGGGTAAAGTGGTGCAATCAGTGACAGCTGGGCGGCGGTCGCCGTGGTGAACCGGCTGGCCCACCGGTTTCCTCACCCGGCGACGCGTCGGCGGCCACATCCACGAGCACGACGAGCCGGTCCAGATGACCTGGCGGGGCTGCTAGAGGACACGCCCCGGCCCTCAAGGACGCCTCCCGGGAGAGCGTCTTCGGCGGTCCGACGATGTCCCACCGACCCGAGCACGCCCGCATCACCCCAACCACCCCCGCACCACAGCCCCGGCCAGACCTCGCACCCGCAAACCGGAAGCGCCCGTTAAGGGCGTCCGATTCGTGTCGGACCTCCGTGGTGAGATGTATGCATGACCAGCCCCACCGGCGCCCCTCGCCTCCTGCCCCCGCTCGTGCAGCCCCCACTGCCCGAGCCGGACCCCTCCGCCGCCCGGGTGCTCGCCCGTGCCGCAGACGGCGCGAACCTCGTCGTCCTGGGTGCCGCGGGGACCGGCAAGACCACCACCGCGCTGCGCCTGCTGGTCCAGGCGGTGACCGACCGCCGCAAGGAAGCCGTCCTGCTCGCTCCCACGCGTGTCCGTGCGGACCGTCTGCGCGAGCGCGCCTCCCACCTGCTGGGCCGCGCCGGTGCATCCTCCGGGACGATCCGGGTACGTACCCCCGCGGCCCTCGCCCTGACCATCCTGACCACCTCTCTCACGCAAAGACCCGACCCGCTGCCGGCCCCCGTGCTACTCGCCGGTGCGGAGGAGGACGCCGCGCTGGCGGGGTTGCTCCGCGGCACCTCCTGGGGGGATCTGCCCGCCCAGGCCATCTCCTCACACGCCTTCCGCACGGAGCTGCGCAACCTGCTGGCCCGTGCAGGAGAACTCGGCATCGGTGCGGACCGGCTCGCCGAGCTCGGAGCAGAGCTCGGTGTCCCCATTTGGCAGCGCGCCGCCGAGCTGCTGCGCACCTGGGATGCGCAGGGACGTCCCAGCGCCGCCAACCGCTCCGCCGTACGCAAGATGGATACTGCCCGCCTGCAGGATCGCGCCCGCGAGGTTCTGGCCACCTGGGATGCCGACGGCGTGCGAGTGCCCCGCCCGATTCCCGACGTTGTCATCGTCGACGACTACCAGGACTGCACCGCCGCTACCGCCCGCCTGCTAGCTGCACTCTCCGAGCCCGACGCCGACGGCCACCGCACCCAGATCGTCGCCCTGGGCGATCCCGACGCCGCTGTCGAGGTATTCCGCGGCGGCAACCCCAGTCTGCTCAACGCCGCCGAGGACCGCTCCGGGCTGGCTGCCGAGCGACTCGCACTGGGGGTGGTCCACCGCGGCACACCCGAGCTGGCCGGGGTGTGGGCAGCGCAGGCCGACCGAATTCCGGTCACCGGAACCGCCACCCACCGGCACCCGGAGTATGCCAACGGGGCGGCCGCCGCCCGCTCCGCGGTCTCCCCGCAAGCACCCCGCGCGGGAGTCGAAATCGACGATGCCGGCTCCGGAGGCGCACCGCATGAGGGGAATGCGATAGGCGGTGAACTCCAGACGGATCCTCCCAGTGGCGTCGAGACCCTGATCGCCTCCGGCCCGCTCCAGCAGACTGCCCAGATCGCCCGCATCCTGCGCAGCGAGCACGTCCACCACAACACCGCCTGGGACCAGATGGCCGTGATCGTCCGCTCCGCGGGCACCGCCCGCGCAGTCAGCCGCGAACTGCGTCATCACGGCGTGCCCCTCGCCTCCAGTACGCCCGCAGTGCTACTGCGCTCCGAGCCGGCAGCAGCCGGCATCATCAACGCCTGCCGGGCAGCGCTGGACGGCGAACTCGGCGACGCCGAAACCCCACCACAATGGGCCACCGCCTTCGACCTGCTCACCAGCCCCCTGATCGGGCTTACCAACCTGGACCTGCGCCGACTGCGCCGTCGCCTGTGCGCCGACCGGCCCGCCGAGGCCACGCGTGATGAGAACCTGCTCGGTGTCCTGGCCTCTCCAGAGGCCGCTACCGCCCTGGCCCGCGAGCTTGCCGACGAGCCGTTGGCGGAACAGGCCCAGAAGCTGGAACGCGCGGCCCGCGTCGTCGCCGCCCTGCGGGGCGTGGTCGAGGCCGCCCGGGAAGAGGAACGCCTGATCGACGCCGAGGCGCTCATGTGGGCGGCCTGGCAGGCCTCGGCCTGCGCGGAGGCCTGGCGCGCCGCGGCGCTGGTGCCGCATTCCTCCCGCAGCGCTGCCCTCATGGCGGAGGCGGCCGAGCACGACCTGGACGTGGTCACCGTGCTGTTCAAACGCGCCGAGGTGTGGGCCGAGCGTCACCCAGGGGCCGCGGCGGGCGACTTCTTGAACGAACTCGCAGCGGAGGTGCTCCCCTCGGACACGGTCGCCCCGCAGGGCGTCCGCCCCGCCGGCGTCGCCGTCCTCACCCCCGCAGCTGCGGCCGGGGAGCAGTGGGAAGTGGTGGTAGTTGCCGGGGTGGAGAGGAACGCTTGGCCCGACCTGCGGCTGCGTGACGGCCTGACCCGCTCCGGCCTGCTGGTCGACGCCGTCACCGGCCGCCTGCCTGAGGCTGATGGCAGACAGATGGCCGACCAGGACCCCGCCGAGGCCCGCAGCCAGGTCCGCGGCGACGAGCGGCGCATGTTCCTGTCCGCCATCTCCCGCGCCGACCGCCGCCTGATCGTCACCGCGACGCTGGACGACGACTGTGTGCCCTCCTCCTTCCTGCTTGAGGTTGCCGCCGCGGCCGGGCAGAAGATCACCAACCAGGAGGGCGAGCTCAAGGTTGCTGAAGACGTCAACGACCTGACTCTGCCCGGGCTCGTGGGCGAGTTACGCGCCGCCGCCGTCACCGGCCGCTTGGAGGGGGCCGATGCCCCTGCTCGCGCCCGCGGCCGACAGGCCGAACAGCTGCTGGCCGTGCTCGCCCGTGAAGGCGTGAACGCCGCCGATCCCGCCAACTGGACGGGCCTGGGGCAGCCAACCTCCACCGCCCCCCTGGTTAGTGCGGGCCAAGAGGTCCGCATCAGCCCCTCCGATGTCGAGTCGATCAGCAAATGCCCGCTGAAATGGTTCTTCCAGCGCAACGGTGGCGGCACTGGCACCAGCGATGCCCAGAGGATCGGCATACTCGTGCACGGCCTGGCCGAGCGCGCCGAGAAGGAGGGACTGCGCGGCGAGGTGCTGCGCCAGGCCCTGGAGGACGCGCTGCCGGATCTGGGCTACCCGGACACCTGGCTGGGCAACCTCAACCGGCAGCGCGTGCGCGACATGATCGACCGGCTCGACGCCTACCTCGGCTTGGGGACGGCCCCCGCCCTGGTGGAGCAGACGGTGGACGTCCACCTGGATCTACCCGTGCCCGAGTCCGACGTGGCGGACAGCACCCGCGAGGGGAGCGAGCAGCCGGTAGAGAGCGGCGCGGGCGGGAGCGCGACCGCCGCCGGGACCGCTACCAGGAGCGGAGCGCCCACGAACGCCGACGAGCGGATACCGGTGCGCATACGCGGGCGCATCGACCGTCTGGAGTTCCTCGACGGTGCCCCGCCGACCCCATCCGCAGACGGTGTGCTGCCCGTCGGGCAGGGGCAGCGCGTGCGCGTAATCGACTTCAAGACCGGCAAAACGGCGCCAAACGCGACGGAGGCGAAGCGCAATGCGCAGCTCGCCACCTACCGTATGGCCCTTACTGCCCTCGGCTATGAGGTAGACGGCACGGGGCTGGCCATGCTGGGAACGCAGCCGCCCACAACCGGCCCCGGTGTGAAGGTCGTACCGGACGGAATGGTCCTCGCGCCCAGACCCGATCCGGACACCGGAGCGGATTGGGACGTGGAGCTGCTCGCCCGCGCCGCACGGGACGTTTCCGGCGCCAACCTCATTGCCCGCAGCGGGGGCCACTGTCGCGGGTGCTCCTTCAAGTCCAGCTGCCCCGTCAACCCCGAAGGAAGGAGGACCGTGGTATGAGCACCGCCGACCTCACGCCCGAAGCCCTCGCCAAGAAGCTCAATCTGCACTCGCCCACCGAGGAGCAGTCGAAGATCATCGCCTACCCGTTGCGGCCCCTGCTGGTGGTCGCCGGCGCCGGCAGCGGCAAGACCGCCACCATGAGCCAGCGTGTCGTGCACCTGGTGGCCACCGGCGCCGTTCGCCCCGACCAGGTCCTGGGGCTGACCTTCACGCGCAAGGCCACCGCCGAGCTGGCCGAGCGCGTCTCCCTCCGCCTGGCCCAACTTGCGGGCAGCGGTGTCATCACCGGCGGCGACGACGCATCCGAGCCGACCGTGGCCACGTACGACTCCTTCGCCGGCTCACTCGTGCGCGAATACGGCCTGTACGCCGGCGCCGACCCGGATGCCACTCTCATCACCGAGGCACGCAAGTGGCAGATCGCCACCGACATCCTTGAGCGGCGCACGGACCCGCTTCCTTTTGATTCCAAGTCCAGTGCGATTGCCGCCGTCCTGGGCGCGGACAATGCGCTGTCCACGAACTTGCTCAGCATTGATGATGCCCGCGAGGAACTGACCGATCTTTACGACCTGTTCTCCGGGCTGCAGGCCATTCAGAAGAACCTGGCAGAGGAGAAATCGCCCACTGTCATGACTACCTGGCTGAGCGTGCTCGACGCTGTGCAGGACTTCCGCGACTACAAGCGCCGGCACGCACTGGTCGACTTCGGCGACCGCCTTGCGCTGGCCTGCCGTATAGCCGAAGAGGTCCCCGAGGCCGCGGCAACCATGCGCGCACAGTACCCGGCGGTGCTGCTGGACGAGTTCCAGGACACCTCTGTCGCCCAGGTGCGGCTGCTGTCCGCGCTGTTCGCCGATCAGGGCGTCACTGCCGTCGGCGACCCCAACCAGGCCATCTACGGCTGGCGCGGTGCCAGCGCCGGCGCGCTGGACACCTTCCATGACCGGTTCAACCCCTCCGGTGTGCGGGCCGTCGCCGACGGCGGCAGCCCCGAGCGTGAGACCCCGGTGCTGCAACTATCCACCGCCTGGCGCAACGACTCCGCGGTCCTGGCCGCCGCCAATGTCATATCGAGCCCACTGCGCAACGCCGAGTACCGGCCCGGCGATGCGGAGGTCACCCACGTCCCGGTTCGCGAATTGCAGGAGCGCTCGGCCGCCGACGGACTGGGTACGGGGCAGGTGCTTGCAGCCTTCCTCACCGACCCGGTGCAGGAGGCGGAAGCCGTGGCCGACTTCATGCAGGAGCGCTGGCACTCCCAGGCGGAGCTCGCCGTACTGTGCCGAACCCGCGACCAGATGACGCCGGTGGTTGAGGCGCTCGAGGCACGTGGCGTGCCCTACGAAGTGGCGGTGTCGGGAGGCATGCTCTCCCTGCCTGAAGTGGCGGACGTGCGGGCCCTGCTGACCGTCGCCGCGGACCCGGACCGCGGCGACCGGCTCATGCGGCTGCTCACCGGAGCCGACATCGGTGCCGCCGACCTGTGGGCCTTGCAGGGCCTCGCCCGAGAACTCGTACGCCGGCGCGAACGGGCCGACGGCGGGGCGGACGCTGCCGATGGCGCCGAGCCCGGAAGCCGTGGCGGCAGCGCCACCGAGCCGCCGGAGAATGCGGCCCTGTCCGAGGCACTCGATGAGCTCGCCCGCCGTGATGACGCCGCCCGCGCCCCCGGCACCCGGCATGCAGCGGGAACGGGCGGGCGGCCGGTGAGCCCGGTGACCCAGGGGCTCAGCGAGGCCGGACGGCGAGCGGTCGTGCGGATCGCCCGGGCGCTGCGTCGCGTACGCGGCGCGCTTGCGCTGCCACTGCCGGACCTGGTGGCCGTGGCCGAGCAGGCGCTCGGGCTGGACATTGAACTAGCAGCCCGCGTCGGCAACCACATGGGCAGGCGGGCCCTGGATGCCTTCCGGGCCGCCGCCGAGCAGTACGCCGCCGATGTCGATGTTCCCACCGTCTCCGGGTTCCTGGAACTGCTCGAGCTTGCGGAACAACAGGAGCGCGGGCTGGCGGCCCCCGATATCGAGCCCGAACCGGGCGCTGTGCAGATCATGACCGTCCACGGCGCCAAGGGCCTGGAGTGGGACTGTGTTGCCGTCACCGGCCTGTCTGAGGGGTCTTTCCCCAGTTATGTCACCAAGCCTCGCGCGGACGGGGCAGTGGCCGACAAGTCTTGGATGAACTCCATTGGTACATTTCCCTATCCCTTGCGTGCTGACGCAGACCAGCTGCCGCCCTTCGAACTCGGCAGCCTGGAGATACCGCTGGGCCCGGGCATTAAACTGAGCCGGGATGAGAAGGCCGAGGTTAAGACCCTCAAGGAGCAGTACAAGCTCGCGCTCGGACGCCACCTGATTTCCGAGGAGCGCCGCCTCGCCTACGTGGCCGTAACGCGGGCACGCCATGAAGTGCTGCTGACCGGCTCTCACCTGGTCAAGACCGGTAAGACCGTCCTGCCAATGTCCCGGTTCCTGGCCGAGCTGCAGCGGCGAGAGCTGCTGACCCCATTCGGCCCCGGCTTCACCGAACTGCCCGAGGACGCGACTAACCCCGTCGGGATCGCGGAGGCCTCCTGGCCGGTGACGCACACTGCCGCCCCGGGCTCGGAGCGGGGCGCGCGCATCGCCGTCGCCGAGGCCGTCAGTCGCGCCATGGCGGCTCTCGCCGCCACGGGTGATGCGAATGACGCCCTCCGCGGCGGGCAGCCCGCGGGTGACGGCACCGCTGATGAGAACGTTGCCCGCTGGTGGGAGGACGCCCGCCTGCTGCTCGCCGAGCGCGACGCCGCCGCGGCCGAAGCGCCCACGGTCCGTCGGCCCGCACACCTGGCCGCCACCAGGCTGGCCGCGCTGCGCGACGACAGGGACGGCTTCGCGCTCGACCTGCGCCGCCCCCTGCCGCCCCAGCCTCAGTCCGCCGGCCGCCTGGGCACCGTCTTCCACGAGGCCATCGCCCAACGCCTGAACAGCCATGGCGCCCTGTTCAACCTGGAGGACGCCGGCGTCCCGGACACCCTCGCCGGCCCCGACCGCAAGCGTGTGGAGCGCTGGCTCGACGTCGCCGCCACCCACCCGCTGCTGGACGGCTACGAGCTGGTCTCCACCGAGGAGCCACTTGAGCTCGCCGTCGGCAACACGACGCTGCGCTGCCGCATCGACGCCGTCTTCCGGCACCCCGGCAGCAGGCATTACCTGGTGGTGGACTGGAAGACCGGCCGCCAGCGGGTGCCGGTGGACCAGCTCAGCGTGTACGTGCACGCCTGGGCCGCGAAGGCGCAGATTCCCACCGACCAGGTCCGCGCCGCCTACCTGTACGTGGATGAGCCCGGCGGGTACGTGGACGAGCTCGACGCCGCCGCGCTGGAGTCCTTGGAGGATATCCGCCGTCCCCTGGACCAGCAGGCCCAGCGGTCAAGCATCTGAGTCGCTGTCGTCTCCCTGCGCGTCATCCGCTGAAGCGTCTTCAGCTGCGCGTCCATCGGGCTCATCCACCAGCACCATCTTGACTTCGCTGGTGGTCGCCTCCGGCTCGGCCGTCTCCTTCTCCCCGGGCACGGGGGCCATCCGCGGCCCGCGCGGCTCCACCAGCGGCTCGTCACCGACCTGGTCGGCCAGGTCCGCCAGCATCGCCACCGCATCATCAATGATGGAGCCGCTGCCGGAACGCACCCCGTGCATGAGCCAGCGGGCCAGGCTCAGCTCACTGACCAGCTCCGCACGGTCCCGGAGGTGCCGGTCCACGCCCTCGGTGCGCGCCAGGTCGTAGGCGGACTCGACTGAGTCCAGGCAGTCCACAGGAACGGAGGCGTACACCCAGGCCATGTCCTCCGCCGGGTCGCCCACATGCGCCTGCCCCAGGCCGCGCACGGCCACCACCGCGCCGCCCGCCGTGAGCACGTTCTCCGGCGCCAGGTCACCGTGCACCACCACCGGCCGGAAGCGCCACAGCGCCGAGTCCTCCAGCGCAACCTCCCACCGGGCCAGCAGCGAGGGCGGCACCTTGCCGGTGCCGGCGGCATCATCGAGCAGGCCCAGCCAGCGGGTACGCACATCCTCGGCGTCGTATACCGGCAGTCCCGCCTCCGAGACCACCGTGGTGGGC
This genomic window contains:
- a CDS encoding ATP-dependent DNA helicase; the encoded protein is MSTADLTPEALAKKLNLHSPTEEQSKIIAYPLRPLLVVAGAGSGKTATMSQRVVHLVATGAVRPDQVLGLTFTRKATAELAERVSLRLAQLAGSGVITGGDDASEPTVATYDSFAGSLVREYGLYAGADPDATLITEARKWQIATDILERRTDPLPFDSKSSAIAAVLGADNALSTNLLSIDDAREELTDLYDLFSGLQAIQKNLAEEKSPTVMTTWLSVLDAVQDFRDYKRRHALVDFGDRLALACRIAEEVPEAAATMRAQYPAVLLDEFQDTSVAQVRLLSALFADQGVTAVGDPNQAIYGWRGASAGALDTFHDRFNPSGVRAVADGGSPERETPVLQLSTAWRNDSAVLAAANVISSPLRNAEYRPGDAEVTHVPVRELQERSAADGLGTGQVLAAFLTDPVQEAEAVADFMQERWHSQAELAVLCRTRDQMTPVVEALEARGVPYEVAVSGGMLSLPEVADVRALLTVAADPDRGDRLMRLLTGADIGAADLWALQGLARELVRRRERADGGADAADGAEPGSRGGSATEPPENAALSEALDELARRDDAARAPGTRHAAGTGGRPVSPVTQGLSEAGRRAVVRIARALRRVRGALALPLPDLVAVAEQALGLDIELAARVGNHMGRRALDAFRAAAEQYAADVDVPTVSGFLELLELAEQQERGLAAPDIEPEPGAVQIMTVHGAKGLEWDCVAVTGLSEGSFPSYVTKPRADGAVADKSWMNSIGTFPYPLRADADQLPPFELGSLEIPLGPGIKLSRDEKAEVKTLKEQYKLALGRHLISEERRLAYVAVTRARHEVLLTGSHLVKTGKTVLPMSRFLAELQRRELLTPFGPGFTELPEDATNPVGIAEASWPVTHTAAPGSERGARIAVAEAVSRAMAALAATGDANDALRGGQPAGDGTADENVARWWEDARLLLAERDAAAAEAPTVRRPAHLAATRLAALRDDRDGFALDLRRPLPPQPQSAGRLGTVFHEAIAQRLNSHGALFNLEDAGVPDTLAGPDRKRVERWLDVAATHPLLDGYELVSTEEPLELAVGNTTLRCRIDAVFRHPGSRHYLVVDWKTGRQRVPVDQLSVYVHAWAAKAQIPTDQVRAAYLYVDEPGGYVDELDAAALESLEDIRRPLDQQAQRSSI
- a CDS encoding phosphotransferase, yielding MSQPPAGPSEPTSTSDSDSRTSTSGQSASARPAREHSPLALAALAGVAVPGLDPARLALPQERSADLRVVGVVDTQGRHWEVLETHDDSTGATLEAEAEVLRRIGRIVDDGRLSFDVPRPAGTLRLQDSHIQVRSHLEGRPIDVEALRPGPGLSAGLGKALGELHDLPTTVVSEAGLPVYDAEDVRTRWLGLLDDAAGTGKVPPSLLARWEVALEDSALWRFRPVVVHGDLAPENVLTAGGAVVAVRGLGQAHVGDPAEDMAWVYASVPVDCLDSVESAYDLARTEGVDRHLRDRAELVSELSLARWLMHGVRSGSGSIIDDAVAMLADLADQVGDEPLVEPRGPRMAPVPGEKETAEPEATTSEVKMVLVDEPDGRAAEDASADDAQGDDSDSDA
- a CDS encoding UrvD/REP family ATP-dependent DNA helicase, with protein sequence MTSPTGAPRLLPPLVQPPLPEPDPSAARVLARAADGANLVVLGAAGTGKTTTALRLLVQAVTDRRKEAVLLAPTRVRADRLRERASHLLGRAGASSGTIRVRTPAALALTILTTSLTQRPDPLPAPVLLAGAEEDAALAGLLRGTSWGDLPAQAISSHAFRTELRNLLARAGELGIGADRLAELGAELGVPIWQRAAELLRTWDAQGRPSAANRSAVRKMDTARLQDRAREVLATWDADGVRVPRPIPDVVIVDDYQDCTAATARLLAALSEPDADGHRTQIVALGDPDAAVEVFRGGNPSLLNAAEDRSGLAAERLALGVVHRGTPELAGVWAAQADRIPVTGTATHRHPEYANGAAAARSAVSPQAPRAGVEIDDAGSGGAPHEGNAIGGELQTDPPSGVETLIASGPLQQTAQIARILRSEHVHHNTAWDQMAVIVRSAGTARAVSRELRHHGVPLASSTPAVLLRSEPAAAGIINACRAALDGELGDAETPPQWATAFDLLTSPLIGLTNLDLRRLRRRLCADRPAEATRDENLLGVLASPEAATALARELADEPLAEQAQKLERAARVVAALRGVVEAAREEERLIDAEALMWAAWQASACAEAWRAAALVPHSSRSAALMAEAAEHDLDVVTVLFKRAEVWAERHPGAAAGDFLNELAAEVLPSDTVAPQGVRPAGVAVLTPAAAAGEQWEVVVVAGVERNAWPDLRLRDGLTRSGLLVDAVTGRLPEADGRQMADQDPAEARSQVRGDERRMFLSAISRADRRLIVTATLDDDCVPSSFLLEVAAAAGQKITNQEGELKVAEDVNDLTLPGLVGELRAAAVTGRLEGADAPARARGRQAEQLLAVLAREGVNAADPANWTGLGQPTSTAPLVSAGQEVRISPSDVESISKCPLKWFFQRNGGGTGTSDAQRIGILVHGLAERAEKEGLRGEVLRQALEDALPDLGYPDTWLGNLNRQRVRDMIDRLDAYLGLGTAPALVEQTVDVHLDLPVPESDVADSTREGSEQPVESGAGGSATAAGTATRSGAPTNADERIPVRIRGRIDRLEFLDGAPPTPSADGVLPVGQGQRVRVIDFKTGKTAPNATEAKRNAQLATYRMALTALGYEVDGTGLAMLGTQPPTTGPGVKVVPDGMVLAPRPDPDTGADWDVELLARAARDVSGANLIARSGGHCRGCSFKSSCPVNPEGRRTVV
- a CDS encoding DUF6318 family protein, which produces MSTTPATRSSRRRRRPPATISLARLAAALGLVLLGAGCSQDSGTSGLPTPTWTPSPTASATPTLPPEQAEARATALAMEPPDPYTPEFTPTGAADAATYFLNLYPYVHATGDLDAWKNMSEDDCEFCNRVIANATARHDSGGWADPWEQEIVPLEWWTDQEDPNRYVVRTQVASEAHTGHSIDGELTTVDASESVFLVQIRWNDSDWLVEEVALEEEDA
- a CDS encoding DUF3107 domain-containing protein, with the translated sequence MQVTIGIKHSARELQLETSASQEEVLAAVADAATSAVTLTDDKGRKVFIPAGSLAYIEIGEASPRRVGFGI